The following are encoded in a window of Hymenobacter sp. GOD-10R genomic DNA:
- a CDS encoding DUF202 domain-containing protein — MPTPTSSPQLALSDRLALQRTRLANERTLLTYVRTSLALVGFGLALIQFHPERGGRLGYTALAVAAVVLAVGLWRFRTHRRQLAACQLADELV; from the coding sequence ATGCCTACCCCCACTTCCTCCCCGCAGCTGGCCCTGTCCGACCGGCTAGCCCTGCAACGCACTCGCCTGGCCAACGAGCGCACCTTGCTGACCTATGTGCGCACCAGCCTGGCGCTGGTGGGCTTTGGGCTGGCCCTCATTCAGTTTCACCCCGAGCGGGGCGGGCGGCTGGGCTACACGGCCCTGGCCGTGGCGGCCGTGGTGCTGGCGGTGGGCTTATGGCGCTTTCGCACCCATCGCCGCCAGCTAGCCGCATGCCA